A stretch of the Pirellulales bacterium genome encodes the following:
- a CDS encoding acylphosphatase — MSHTERRRVLYYGRVQGVGFRYTAQRLAGRFAVTGFVRNLPAGNVELVAEGVPLEIERFLSAVREQMSDGIQSEQAATSDATGEFRGFEIHR, encoded by the coding sequence ATGAGCCATACCGAACGTCGCCGCGTACTGTATTATGGAAGGGTGCAGGGGGTCGGTTTTCGGTACACAGCCCAGCGGCTGGCAGGGCGGTTTGCCGTAACCGGATTCGTGCGTAATCTGCCCGCCGGCAACGTGGAGCTCGTGGCCGAGGGAGTACCGCTGGAGATCGAGCGTTTCTTGTCCGCCGTGCGCGAGCAAATGAGCGACGGCATCCAGTCGGAGCAGGCAGCCACGAGCGACGCCACTGGCGAGTTCCGCGGATTTGAAATTCACCGTTAG